The following are encoded together in the Campylobacter devanensis genome:
- the thiS gene encoding sulfur carrier protein ThiS: MQIWLNSNLINIADDSNLAQLIESQNYDSNRVAAEVDMQIVPRTIWSEFKLKDQMKIEIVEFVGGG, encoded by the coding sequence ATGCAAATTTGGCTAAACTCAAATCTAATTAATATCGCTGATGATAGCAATCTAGCCCAGCTCATAGAATCTCAAAACTATGATAGCAATAGAGTTGCTGCCGAAGTTGATATGCAGATAGTCCCACGGACTATCTGGAGTGAATTCAAACTAAAAGATCAGATGAAAATCGAAATTGTTGAATTTGTCGGTGGTGGCTAA
- the flhB gene encoding flagellar biosynthesis protein FlhB codes for MADEQEKTEEATAKKIEDARNKGNVPKSQDMSGFVTLLVGCVALIALMGFMGDRVMNLYLYYQDIIGTPLTRELFFKIVIHSVLQCLLILLPLLICVMIAGIIANVMQFGFIFTTEPLTPNFSKLDPIKGLANLFSLKKAVETVKIVVKVSAIFGCAFYVFLQFITELPYTMFYTMFDQLVWLRNKMFILAGIMLLLFMLIAIADIFIVRYQYFKGLRMSKQEVKDEYKQMDGDPRVKGRIRQLQMQAAKKRMMQNIPAADAIITNPTHYAVAIRYDKDKESAPVVLAKGVDHLALRIRQIGIEHGVQIVENPPLARELYRLCDVDDQIPATLFKAVAEVLTFVYLGNKTKFAKRLNG; via the coding sequence ATGGCAGACGAACAAGAAAAAACCGAAGAGGCCACCGCCAAGAAGATTGAGGATGCTAGAAATAAAGGTAATGTCCCTAAATCTCAAGATATGAGCGGCTTTGTAACATTGCTTGTAGGATGTGTAGCACTCATTGCTTTGATGGGATTTATGGGCGATCGAGTAATGAATTTGTATCTATATTATCAAGATATAATTGGTACCCCGCTTACTAGGGAGCTGTTTTTTAAGATTGTAATTCATTCGGTTTTACAGTGTTTGCTGATACTTTTACCGCTATTAATTTGCGTGATGATCGCAGGTATTATTGCTAATGTTATGCAGTTTGGTTTTATTTTTACTACCGAGCCGCTTACGCCAAATTTCTCTAAACTTGACCCAATTAAAGGTCTTGCTAATCTTTTTTCACTCAAAAAAGCTGTGGAGACGGTTAAGATTGTAGTTAAAGTTTCGGCAATTTTTGGCTGTGCGTTTTATGTATTTTTACAATTTATTACCGAGTTGCCTTATACAATGTTTTACACGATGTTTGACCAGTTAGTTTGGCTTAGAAATAAAATGTTTATTCTAGCTGGGATTATGCTCTTGCTCTTTATGCTGATTGCAATTGCAGATATTTTTATCGTAAGGTATCAATATTTTAAAGGGCTTAGGATGTCCAAACAAGAGGTAAAAGATGAATACAAGCAAATGGATGGAGATCCTCGTGTCAAAGGGCGAATTCGTCAGCTTCAGATGCAAGCAGCCAAGAAGCGTATGATGCAAAATATTCCAGCAGCTGATGCTATTATAACTAACCCAACTCACTATGCTGTAGCTATCCGTTATGATAAAGATAAAGAATCAGCGCCTGTAGTGCTAGCTAAAGGCGTGGATCATTTAGCGCTAAGAATTAGACAGATTGGCATTGAGCATGGAGTGCAAATAGTAGAAAATCCACCATTGGCTCGTGAGTTATACCGATTGTGCGATGTTGATGATCAGATTCCAGCTACGCTATTTAAGGCTGTGGCTGAAGTACTTACATTTGTATATTTAGGCAATAAGACTAAATTTGCTAAAAGATTAAATGGGTAA